One Phaseolus vulgaris cultivar G19833 chromosome 4, P. vulgaris v2.0, whole genome shotgun sequence DNA window includes the following coding sequences:
- the LOC137838609 gene encoding uncharacterized protein produces MRPSVSPPKGVFHAILTEDSGGVGSQHVRGAQGDLHRDGGSDAVRCKLFMSTLTGMAMDWFISLPSGHITSFPQLSQLFREQYLANRAPPPVSYYLFDVKQYQGETLKEYINRFGAQVVKVGTTEKPMIVYAFRKGVSWPFLRINHSQSPRTFAEIRRCAVELIASEGEVCEKRTSVVPTRPRAQTRAQSVRVNETTTGRRNEEGKPPYEVRKPQPRGQAGGNRPAKERARPTRYDFVVELKDLIAVPNIAERLRPPAKTDKVLGPRKDSWCEFHEAFGHPINNCLSLGYQLDELVRNGFLNDYISEPATTVALPAPVEEQAHEMPVLGEVHTIAGGFS; encoded by the coding sequence ATGAGACCGAGCGTCTCACCccccaagggagttttccacgcCATTCTCACAGAAGATTCTGGAGGCGTTGGTTCCCAACACGTTCgtggggcccaaggtgatcttcacagggatggaggctCCGACGCcgtaagatgcaagctcttcatgagcaccttgacaggaatggccatggactggttcatcagcctccctagTGGCCATATCACTTCTTTCCCGCAGCTGTCACAGTTATTCAGGGAGCAGTACTTAGCGAACAGGGCCCCGCCGCCCGTTTCGTATTACCTGTTTGAtgtaaaacagtatcaaggTGAGACCTTGAAGGAGTACATCAACCGTTTTGGGGCTCAAGTAGTGAAGGTTGGCACTACCGAAAAACCTATGATCGTATACGCGTTCAGGAAGGGCGTGTCCTGGCCCTTTTTGCGAATCAATCATTCGCAATCGCCCaggactttcgctgaaataAGGCGTTGCGCAGTAGAGCTTATCGcctctgagggagaggtgtgcgagaagcgcACGAGTGTCGTACCCACACGCCCGAGAGCGCAGACACGGGCCCAATCCGttagggtcaacgagaccacgacgggaagaaggAATGAGGAAGGGAAACCCCCCTACGAGGTGAGAAAACCCCAACCCAGGGGACAAGCGGGAGGAAATCGTCCGGCGAAAGAAAGGGCTAGACCCACGAGGTACGACTTcgtggtggagttgaaggacctaatcgccgtgcctaatatagctgaaaGATTGAGGCCACCagcgaagactgacaaggtgctagggcctcgcaaggactcttggtgtgagttccacgaagctTTCGGCCACCCTATCAATAACTGCCTATCGCTGGGGTACCAGCTAGACGAGTTGGTAAGAAACGGGTTCTTGAACGATTATATCTCTGAGCCCGCCACGACCGTGGCCCTGCCAGCACCAGTGGAAGAACAAGCGCATGAGATGCCCGTCCTTGGCGAGGTTCACACCATTGCTGGTGGTTTTTCTTGA